The following coding sequences are from one Sciurus carolinensis chromosome 11, mSciCar1.2, whole genome shotgun sequence window:
- the LOC124960515 gene encoding olfactory receptor 4P4-like, producing MEVQRNISEFILLGLSDDKNVQIFCFLLFLLCFVALLVGNSLILISILCSPLFHQPMYYFLSQLSFLDICYTSSVTPKLISDLLQGTKTITYDYCMFQVFTMHFFGSIEIFIITTMAFDRYVAICRPLHYMMIMNRTKCNFLILAAWVGGAAHSFPQLSMTMHLPFCGPNEIDHYFCDIFPLLKIACTDTYMTGVLVLVSSGAILLVIFVILFLSYAIILLTLRNHSVEGRHKALSTCASHISVVVLFFGPAIFSYLRPPTAFPEDKVLALFYTIIAPMFNPLIYTLRNTEMKNAMRKVWPHILFSKETYS from the coding sequence ATGGAAGTCCAGAGAAACATCTCAGAATTCATTCTTCTGGGGCTTTCTGATGACAAGAATGtgcaaatattttgctttttactgTTCTTACTCTGTTTTGTTGCCCTACTGGTAGGAAACTCTCTGATTCTCATTTCCATTCTATGTAGCCCTCTTTTCCACCAACCCATGTACTATTTCCTTAGCCAGTTATCATTTCTGGATATCTGCTATACTTCCAGTGTTACACCCAAATTGATTAGTGACCTGCTGCAGGGAACCAAAACCATTACCTATGATTATTGTATGTTCCAGGTCTTTACCATGCACTTCTTTGGCAGCATTGAGATCTTCATTATTACAACCATGGCCTTTGATCGCTACGTTGCCATCTGCAGACCTCTCCACTACATGATGATCATGAACAGGACAAAATGCAACTTCCTAATTTTAGCTGCCTGGGTTGGTGGGGCTGCCCATTCTTTTCCTCAATTATCTATGACAATGCACTTGCCTTTCTGTGGTCCAAATGAAATTGATCActacttttgtgatatttttcctttgctaaaaATTGCCTGTACTGATACCTACATGACCGGTGTCCTTGTACTTGTCAGTTCAGGAGCGATCTTACTGGTTATATTTGTTATACTATTTCTCTCTTATGCCATTATTTTACTCACTTTAAGGAATCACTCAGTAGAAGGAAGACACAAAGCCCTCTCTACCTGTGCATCTCATATCTCCGTGGTAGTCTTGTTTTTTGGGCCTGCAATCTTTTCCTACCTTAGGCCCCCTACTGCTTTCCCTGAGGATAAAGTGCTTGCTTTATTTTACACAATCATTGCTCCCATGTTCAATCCCTTGATATACACTTTGAGAAATACTGAGATGAAAAATGCAATGAGAAAAGTTTGGCCTCATATTCTGTTCTCAAAGGAAACATATAGTTAA